The nucleotide sequence CGATCGTCGGGTTGTCCTGCTGCACGTTGGACACGGACTTCGAGCCGCCGATCAGGTCGCCGGCGCTGGTCAGCAGCGTGGAGCCGGCGCCGTGCTCGGCCTCGAACGCGGTGCGGTAGTCCTCCACGGTGTCCGCGAACTGCGTGCCGATGTAGTCCCCGGACAGCGCGCCGTGGAAGTCGTTGAAGGACAGGATCGAGATGGTGGTCTCGTCCGCGGCGGCCGTCTCGACGGCCAGGGCGGGCGCCGCACTCGCGGGCGCGAGGACGAGGACGGTGCAGGCGGCCGTGGTGACGGCACGGCGGCGGAACAGGCTGGGCATGGCTCTCCCCGGGATGCGTGATGACAGAGGTGCGCCGCCGGTGGACGGCGGGGTGACGCGCCGAGTCCACCACATCCAGGTGGCCCCCAGGTGAACGAGAGGCGGCGGGCCGTCCGGCCCGCCGCCTCTCGTCGTGTGCACGCGGATGGTGAGGGATTCGAACCCTCGGCACGGGGTCACCGCGCACCGGTTTTCAAGACCGGCTCCTTCGGCCGCTCGGACAACCATCCCGGGCCTGACAGCGACGGCGTGGGCCGCCGCGTCGAGGACCCACTCTAGCCCGTGGCCCGGCGGGCGACCGGTGGCGAGTCCGGCCCCCGCGCGCGAGGATGGACCCTCGACCCCCGACCAGAGGAGGAGACCCCATGGACGTCCCCGCACAGATGCACGCCGTGCGATTCACCGGGGCCGGCGGCAACGGCGTCGTCCGCGTGGGCCAGGAGCCCGTGCCAGACCCCGGCCCGGGCGAGGTGCTGGTGCAGGTGGCCGCCGCGGGTCTCAACCGCGCGGACATCGCGCAGCGCGAGGGCCGCTATCCGCCGCCGCGCGGCGCCTCCGAGATCCCCGGGCTCGAGGTCTCCGGCACCGTGGCGGCGCTGGGACCCGAGGCCGGGATGCCGGGTGAGGGGCGCTTCGCCGTCGGTGACCGGGTGTGCGCGCTCCTGGCCGGCGGCGGCTTCGCCGAGTACGTCGCCGTGCCGGCGGGCCAGCTCATGGCCGTCCCCGACGGCGTCGGACTCGTCGAGGCGGCGGCCCTGCCGGAGGTGGCCTGCACGGTGCACTCGACGCTCGTGGGCCGGGCAGGCGTCCAGGCCGGGGACCGGGTGCTCGTGCACGGCGCCACCGGCGGCATCGGCTCCTTCGCCGTCCAGTTCCTCACCGCGCTCGCCGCACGGGTGCTGGGCACCGCCGGCGGCCCGGAGAAGGTGGCGCTCGGCCGGCGGCTGGGCGCCGAGCACATGTTCGACCACCGCGCCGCCGAGTCCGGTGCCTTCGCCCCGTGGGTCAAGGAGGTCACGGACGGCCACGGCGCGGACGTCATCCTCGACGTCGTCGGCGCCCCGTACCTGGCACCCAACGTGTCCGCGCTCGCCCCCGAGGGACGCATCGTGACGCTCGCGGTCCAGGGCGGCGCCGTCCCGGAGGACTTCAACATCATGAAGCTGGTGGTCAAGCGCGGCTGGCTCACGGGGGCGACGCTCCGCTCCCGCTCGGTCGTGGACAAGGCCGGGATCGTGGCCGCGGCCGAACGTGCCGTGTGGCCCCTGGTGGCGGCGGGCCGCATCGACGCGAGCGTCGGGGCGTGCTTCCCGCTCGCCGAGGCCGCCGAGGCGTTCGACTGGTTCGACTCCGCCACCCGCACGGGCAAGGTCGTGCTCGTCACCGACCCCGCCGATGCGCGCCGGCCGTCCGGCGACCGCGCATGAGGGGGCCCTTCGCACGCTTCCGTCAGGAGCGTGCCGACGACCGCGAGCTCGGCACGGGGCTGTGGCGCCGTGCCCACGACCGCCTCGGCCGGGCCCTGGACCGCTACTGGCAGGTGCTGGAGGGCCAGCGGGGTACGGACGTGCTGAGCCCCGAGGAGCGCAACGGCGTGGTCCACGCCGGCAACGTCCTCACGGAACGGCTCCCCGCGGTCCGTGCCCTGTGCGCCCGCCTGCACCGGGACCACGAGGGCGACGGCGAGCACATCCCGGCCGAGGCCGCCGACGTCCACCGTGAGCTCTCCCGCGCCGCGCACGAGCTGGCGGCCACCGCCCAGGCCCTCGCCCTGTACCGGCTCGGTCAGGGTTCGGCGGAGTCGGTCGGCCGGCACGCCGAACGCACCCTCGGCCACCTGGACCGGGCGGAGGAGCTGGGAGCCGGGCTCTGACGGCGGCGCGCCCCGGAGGGCCGGCCCGGAGACGAGAGGACCCCGCCGCGTGATCACGCGGCGGGGTCCGGGGGAGCCCCCTGCCGGATTCGAACCGGCGACCTGCTCTTTACGAGGGAGCTGCTCTGGCCAGCTGAGCTAAGGAGGCACGTGACCGTCAACGGCCACGGCTGACGAGCATACCGGTTTCGCGGCCCCGATTCCACCGCGCGGCCGGGTGCGCGGGCCACCGAGTGTGGCCCGCCCCTTCTGCGGGCGTTCACCCCCGGGCCATGCCGCGGCCAGACGGGGACGGTTCCCTGGTGGGCACACACCGTCGACGGGAGACGCATGAGCCTGCCCCACGCCCCTCGCACCCCGGCACCCCCCGCCGCGGCCTCGTCAGCCGTGCCCCTCCGCCTGGCCGTGGTGGACATGTCCGGCACGTCCATCGTGGAGCACGGGCTCCAGGACACGGCGTTCGCCCGCACGTTGGACCAGCACGGCGTCCCGGCGGGCACGCCGGAGCACGACGACGCCGCGCGGCGGTTCCGTGCGCTCCGGCCCACCTCGCGCACGGCCGTGTTCCCCCGCGTGTTCGCCGACCGGGCGGTGGCCGCGGCGGCGACCCGCACGTTCGAGGCGACCTTCGACGCGCTGTTGGGCCAGCACGGCGTCCAGGCCGTGCCGGGTGCGGAGGAGGCGCTCGTCCGCCTGCGCGCCCTCGGCCTCCACGTGTGCCTCTGCACCGGCTACGCCCGCCACACCCAGAACATGATCCTCGAGTCGCTGGGGTGGATGGGCCTGGGGGATCTGAGCCTGTCCCCGGACGACGCCGGCCGCGGCGTCCCCTACCCGGACATGATCCTCACCGCCCTGCTCGGTCTCGACCTCGACGACGTCCGCAGCGTCCTCGTGGTCGGGGACACCGCGGAGGACATGACGGCCGGGCGCCGCGCGGGGGCCGGACTCGTGGTCGGCGTGCGCACGGGTCGCGACGCGGACGACGTCCTGCTGGCGGCGGGCGCGGACCGGGTGGTGCCGGGCCTGGCCGACGTGCCGGACCTGGTGGCCCGCACCCGCTGAGCCGGCGCCGGTCCACCCCGCGCGGCCGCTCAGCGACGTCGCGGGGTGCGCACTCGCCGGGGCAGCAGCGCCAGCATCAGGGCTTCGAGGGCCAGCTGCTCCGGCACGTTGGCGGCGATGCGCCCGCGGGCCGTGGCGACGGCGTCGATCCGGGCGAGCACCTCGGCCGAGTCACCGGCGGCGCCGCGGGCGTACGCCTCGATCTCGCCCCGGCGGTGCTCGTTGATGAGCTCGCCGTCGGCCCCCAGCTGCACGCGCAGCACATCCCGGAACAGGCCCATGACGTCGATCATGGCCCGGTCCAGCGAGTCCCGGACGGCGCGGCGCCGCCGGCGGGTCTGGTCCTCCTCGAGCCGTTTGACGTGGTGGCGGAGCTTGGGCGGGACGGGCTCGACGGGCTCGAGGCCCAGGGAGCGGCGCAGCGCCTCGAGCTCCTCGGCGTCCCGGGCCTCGGCGGCGGACTCGGCCTCGGCCTTGGACACCTCGGCCAACGTGGCGGCCAGGGCCATCGCGTCGGAGACGGCGGTGGCCTGGAGCGGCAGGGAGAGGATGCGCTCGCGGCGTTCGAGGGCCTCCGGGTCCCGCGCGAGGCGGCGGGCCATGCCCACGTGCGACTGGGAGATCCGGGCGGTGGTGAGCGCCGTCTCGCGGTCCAGCCCGTCGCGGCGGTGCAGCAGCTCCGCCACCTGCTCCACGGCGGGGATGCTCAGCGTGATCAGACGGCAGCGGGAGCGGACGGTGGGGAGCACGTCCGCGGGGGACGGGGTGCACAGCATCCAGATCGTGCGGGCCGGCGGCTCCTCGATGGCCTTGAGGAGCACGTTCGTGGCGCGCTCCGTCATGCGGTCCGCGTCCTCCATGAGGAAGATCCGCCAGCGCCCGGTCGCGGGGGTGGACTGGCCGGCCTCCACGAGGGCGCGGACGTCCTCGATCCGATAGCTCACCGCCTCGGTGGCCAGCACGGTCACGTCCGGGTGGGTGCCGCCGAGGACGGTGCGGCATGCGTGGCACTCGCCACAGCCGCGCGCCGCCGGGTCCGCGACCTCGCACTGCAGGGCCGCGGCGAACGCGCGCGCCGCCGTCGACCGGCCGGAACCGGGCGGGCCCGTGAACATCCAGGCGTGGGTGGGACGGTCCGCGGCCGCGGCGCGGCGCAGCTGGGCCACCGCGGCCTCCTGGCCCGCGAGGTCCGCGAACACGGCGGGGGCGGGGGCCGTCATCGGTCGGCCGCCTGGGCGGTGACGCGGGCCAGCGCGCGGGCGGTGAGCTCCTGCGGCGGCAGCGCGCCGTCGAGCACGAGGTACCGCTCGGGCGCGGCCGCCGCGCGCGCGAGGAAGGCGGCGCGCAGGGCCTCGTGCCGGTCCGCCGTCTCCCGCTCCATGCGGTCGGGTGCGCCCTCGCCCCCCGCCGCGCGGCGGTCACGCCGGTCCGCGGCGGTGGCCGCGTCCACGTCGATCAGCACCGTCAGATCGGGGACGAGGCCGTCCGTGGCCCACTCGTTCAGGGCGGCGATCCGCGCCTCGCCCAGCCCGCGCGCCGCGCCCTGATAGGCCACGGACGAGTCCACATACCGGTCCGTGACGACGACGGCGCCCCGGGCCAGCGCGGGGCGCAGCGTGCGG is from Micrococcus luteus NCTC 2665 and encodes:
- a CDS encoding NAD(P)H-quinone oxidoreductase; this encodes MDVPAQMHAVRFTGAGGNGVVRVGQEPVPDPGPGEVLVQVAAAGLNRADIAQREGRYPPPRGASEIPGLEVSGTVAALGPEAGMPGEGRFAVGDRVCALLAGGGFAEYVAVPAGQLMAVPDGVGLVEAAALPEVACTVHSTLVGRAGVQAGDRVLVHGATGGIGSFAVQFLTALAARVLGTAGGPEKVALGRRLGAEHMFDHRAAESGAFAPWVKEVTDGHGADVILDVVGAPYLAPNVSALAPEGRIVTLAVQGGAVPEDFNIMKLVVKRGWLTGATLRSRSVVDKAGIVAAAERAVWPLVAAGRIDASVGACFPLAEAAEAFDWFDSATRTGKVVLVTDPADARRPSGDRA
- a CDS encoding HAD family hydrolase; its protein translation is MSLPHAPRTPAPPAAASSAVPLRLAVVDMSGTSIVEHGLQDTAFARTLDQHGVPAGTPEHDDAARRFRALRPTSRTAVFPRVFADRAVAAAATRTFEATFDALLGQHGVQAVPGAEEALVRLRALGLHVCLCTGYARHTQNMILESLGWMGLGDLSLSPDDAGRGVPYPDMILTALLGLDLDDVRSVLVVGDTAEDMTAGRRAGAGLVVGVRTGRDADDVLLAAGADRVVPGLADVPDLVARTR
- a CDS encoding DNA polymerase III subunit delta' is translated as MTAPAPAVFADLAGQEAAVAQLRRAAAADRPTHAWMFTGPPGSGRSTAARAFAAALQCEVADPAARGCGECHACRTVLGGTHPDVTVLATEAVSYRIEDVRALVEAGQSTPATGRWRIFLMEDADRMTERATNVLLKAIEEPPARTIWMLCTPSPADVLPTVRSRCRLITLSIPAVEQVAELLHRRDGLDRETALTTARISQSHVGMARRLARDPEALERRERILSLPLQATAVSDAMALAATLAEVSKAEAESAAEARDAEELEALRRSLGLEPVEPVPPKLRHHVKRLEEDQTRRRRRAVRDSLDRAMIDVMGLFRDVLRVQLGADGELINEHRRGEIEAYARGAAGDSAEVLARIDAVATARGRIAANVPEQLALEALMLALLPRRVRTPRRR
- the tmk gene encoding dTMP kinase; protein product: MSTQTEHRGLFVAVEGPDGSGKSTQARALTEALRAAGHEVVLTREPGGSDLGETLRELLLDPEHAPVDPRTEALLFAAARSAHAVRTLRPALARGAVVVTDRYVDSSVAYQGAARGLGEARIAALNEWATDGLVPDLTVLIDVDAATAADRRDRRAAGGEGAPDRMERETADRHEALRAAFLARAAAAPERYLVLDGALPPQELTARALARVTAQAADR